A genomic window from Candidatus Obscuribacterales bacterium includes:
- the lspA gene encoding signal peptidase II has product MWLIWFGALGLTVLDFLSKTWARTNLTFGTTQPFIPGLLQFTLTTNQGGAFGLGKQYGYSMTILAFAIFIGIAVWAFFRTRANDTPNLIEKAGMACLLGGAMGNLLDRVQYGRVTDFLEFSFVPFPVFNVADATIDAGIALIFISYLIGSRASDDNAANANE; this is encoded by the coding sequence ATGTGGCTAATCTGGTTTGGTGCTCTTGGTCTCACTGTTTTGGATTTTCTTTCTAAAACATGGGCCAGAACAAATCTGACTTTTGGTACCACTCAGCCATTCATCCCCGGACTGTTGCAGTTCACGCTAACTACTAATCAAGGCGGAGCTTTTGGTCTCGGTAAGCAATATGGTTATTCAATGACCATATTGGCGTTCGCGATTTTCATTGGAATTGCCGTGTGGGCTTTTTTTCGGACGCGGGCAAACGACACACCGAATCTGATTGAAAAGGCCGGCATGGCCTGTTTGCTCGGTGGAGCGATGGGTAATTTATTGGACAGGGTGCAATACGGACGCGTCACCGATTTCTTGGAATTCTCGTTTGTTCCTTTTCCGGTATTCAATGTTGCCGATGCGACAATTGATGCAGGTATCGCTTTGATTTTTATTTCCTACTTGATTGGCTCTAGGGCTTCCGACGACAATGCCGCAAATGCCAACGAATGA
- a CDS encoding RluA family pseudouridine synthase, which produces MPQMPTNEETVLTIVVHLDAGNSLRLDKYLSEQLEELSRQRIQKLIDDEKIFVNGKTSKASHKLVGGEELEIHIPAVKDLDVKAEDIPLSIIFEDEHLIVVNKPAGMTTHPGAGVQEGTLVNALLHHCRGALSGIGGVARPGIVHRLDKDTSGLLVVAKNDQAHWNLADQIKHKRAKRVYMSLLEGVMPLDEGIVDKPIGRHPTRRKEMAIVADGRNAVSHYTVVSRFSAYTLVKVALETGRTHQIRVHMASLGYPVVGDIVYNKKNTGSLAKRHKMGITGQFLHAAYLSFMHPVTGDHLEFHAPLPDDLDRLVKSLK; this is translated from the coding sequence ATGCCGCAAATGCCAACGAATGAAGAAACAGTTCTGACAATTGTTGTGCACTTGGATGCGGGTAATTCACTGCGTCTGGATAAGTACTTAAGCGAACAATTGGAAGAGCTGAGCCGACAACGCATACAAAAGCTAATCGATGACGAAAAGATTTTTGTAAATGGCAAAACAAGCAAGGCATCGCATAAATTAGTCGGCGGCGAAGAGCTTGAAATTCACATCCCTGCCGTGAAGGATTTGGATGTTAAAGCCGAAGACATTCCGCTCTCGATTATTTTTGAAGACGAGCATTTGATTGTGGTCAACAAACCAGCCGGCATGACTACGCATCCAGGCGCTGGCGTGCAGGAAGGCACGCTTGTAAATGCCTTATTGCACCACTGCCGTGGCGCACTTTCCGGAATTGGCGGAGTTGCCCGACCAGGTATTGTTCATCGCTTGGACAAAGACACATCAGGACTTTTGGTGGTAGCAAAAAATGATCAGGCGCACTGGAATTTAGCTGATCAAATAAAACACAAGCGAGCAAAGCGCGTTTATATGTCCTTGCTCGAAGGCGTAATGCCACTGGATGAAGGCATTGTCGATAAACCAATCGGCAGACATCCTACGCGTCGCAAAGAAATGGCTATTGTTGCCGATGGCAGAAATGCTGTTTCGCACTACACGGTAGTAAGCCGATTTAGTGCCTATACCCTTGTGAAAGTTGCACTAGAAACAGGTCGAACCCATCAAATTCGAGTTCATATGGCAAGTCTGGGATATCCTGTTGTGGGTGACATTGTTTACAACAAGAAAAATACCGGCAGCCTGGCCAAGCGGCATAAAATGGGCATCACTGGGCAGTTTCTGCATGCAGCTTACCTTTCCTTCATGCACCCGGTGACAGGCGATCATTTAGAATTTCATGCGCCTTTGCCTGATGATTTGGATAGGCTTGTAAAATCTCTCAAGTAA
- a CDS encoding ATP-binding protein yields MAKKPDYLGIVTQGSLSGGLEMRLNEKASVEDLRVGRFVVVEGKNTRFFSMLTDVSLSTANPRILVNPPQGDDFVLEVLSGISTFGTVKVQPMLMLEQNGKAQPELSPVKTIPSHFSSVYEATADDFALVFGEEGKGADNGYFNIGQPLNMDTPICIDLSKFVERSNGIFGKSGTGKSFLTRIFLSGMISKDMASVLVFDMHNEYGWQAISENKSQPRVKGLKQLFGADVVVFSLDAESSRARGLPDAHELYIGYDQIEIEDLELLKSELALSEATLENAYIVKEKFGPNWISTLLEMTPEEIDEFTETNKGHPTAIKTLQRRLNTVIAKTQYLKTRVNHNYIDEIIRFIQAGKHVVLEFGRQNNLLAYMLATNIITRRIHREYVKQSEVYLANPEKVAPPRKLMIVIEEAHKFLSPQVAKQTIFGIIAREMRKYFVTLLIVDQRPSGIDPEVLSQIGTRVTALLNDEKDIEAVFTGVPGSQALRTVLSQLDPKQQALVLGYATPMPVVVRARPFDAQFYQAVAPSSEIPSDKQTRQAMARKAQAELFGG; encoded by the coding sequence ATGGCTAAAAAACCGGATTACTTGGGAATAGTTACGCAGGGTTCGCTTTCGGGCGGATTAGAAATGCGTCTCAATGAAAAGGCGTCCGTTGAAGATTTACGTGTTGGACGCTTTGTTGTTGTTGAAGGAAAAAATACGCGCTTCTTCAGCATGTTGACTGATGTAAGCCTGTCTACTGCCAATCCAAGAATACTAGTCAATCCACCACAGGGCGATGACTTTGTTTTAGAAGTGCTTTCCGGTATTTCAACATTCGGTACGGTGAAAGTGCAGCCCATGCTCATGCTTGAGCAAAATGGTAAAGCACAGCCTGAATTAAGCCCGGTCAAAACGATTCCTAGCCATTTTTCGTCGGTTTACGAAGCAACTGCAGATGACTTTGCCTTGGTCTTCGGCGAAGAAGGCAAAGGCGCGGACAACGGCTACTTCAATATTGGGCAGCCTCTCAATATGGATACGCCTATTTGTATTGATTTGTCGAAGTTTGTTGAAAGATCAAATGGCATATTTGGAAAATCCGGCACAGGTAAGTCTTTCCTGACCCGTATTTTTCTGTCAGGCATGATCAGCAAGGATATGGCGTCGGTTCTAGTCTTCGACATGCACAACGAATATGGCTGGCAGGCTATTTCAGAAAACAAATCACAGCCGCGTGTAAAAGGTCTCAAGCAATTATTCGGAGCCGATGTTGTTGTCTTTAGTTTGGATGCCGAATCTTCTCGTGCACGTGGTCTGCCTGATGCGCATGAGCTATACATTGGCTATGACCAGATTGAAATTGAAGATTTAGAGCTTCTGAAATCAGAACTGGCGCTTTCTGAAGCGACTCTGGAAAATGCCTACATCGTCAAAGAGAAATTTGGTCCCAATTGGATATCCACCCTGTTGGAGATGACTCCTGAGGAAATTGACGAGTTTACGGAAACAAACAAGGGACATCCGACGGCCATAAAAACCTTGCAGCGCAGATTGAACACTGTAATCGCAAAGACCCAGTACCTAAAAACTCGTGTCAATCATAATTACATAGATGAGATTATTCGGTTTATCCAAGCAGGCAAACACGTCGTGTTGGAATTTGGTCGCCAGAATAATCTACTTGCCTATATGCTTGCGACAAACATAATCACCAGACGCATTCATAGAGAATACGTCAAACAGTCTGAAGTTTATCTGGCAAATCCTGAAAAGGTAGCGCCGCCGCGCAAGCTGATGATTGTTATTGAAGAAGCGCATAAGTTTCTGTCGCCGCAAGTTGCTAAACAAACTATTTTCGGCATCATCGCCCGTGAAATGCGTAAGTACTTCGTGACGCTGTTGATTGTCGATCAACGACCAAGCGGTATTGATCCAGAAGTGCTCAGTCAAATAGGCACGAGAGTCACGGCCCTTCTAAATGATGAGAAAGACATCGAAGCTGTTTTCACCGGCGTGCCGGGCAGCCAGGCATTGCGAACAGTCTTGTCCCAGCTGGATCCCAAACAACAGGCTTTAGTTTTAGGCTATGCCACGCCGATGCCGGTGGTTGTTCGTGCGCGTCCATTTGATGCGCAGTTTTATCAGGCAGTCGCTCCCTCAAGCGAGATTCCGTCTGATAAGCAGACGCGCCAGGCAATGGCTCGAAAAGCCCAGGCAGAGCTCTTTGGCGGCTAA
- the mdh gene encoding malate dehydrogenase, whose amino-acid sequence MSKVTVVGSGFVGATVAQYVAEKDLADVVLIDILEGIPQGKALDLLEAAPVNMHGRSIIGTNSYADTKGSDIVVITAGIARKPGMSRDDLLKTNAGIVQSVAKETFKHSPDAIFIVVTNPLDVMAYLTWQTTKLPTNRVIGMAGVLDSARFAAFIGMELNVSVEDIRAMVLGGHGDLMVPLPRFSTVNGIPITELMSKERVEALCQRTRDGGAEIVGLLKSGSAYYAPGASVAQMVESILRNKNRLLPCAVQADGKYGIKDIYIGLPTVLGRQGVERVLELKLNSDEEAALKKSADAIKEHINLMNQLLVAV is encoded by the coding sequence GTGAGCAAGGTCACAGTTGTTGGTTCAGGTTTCGTAGGCGCTACAGTCGCCCAATATGTTGCCGAAAAAGATTTAGCTGATGTCGTTTTGATAGACATTTTGGAAGGTATTCCACAGGGTAAGGCACTTGACCTCCTCGAGGCTGCCCCTGTCAACATGCACGGTCGCAGCATCATTGGCACAAATTCGTATGCCGATACAAAGGGCTCGGACATTGTCGTAATCACAGCCGGTATTGCTCGTAAGCCAGGTATGTCACGCGACGATTTGCTGAAAACCAATGCTGGTATTGTGCAGAGTGTTGCAAAAGAAACATTCAAGCATTCGCCAGATGCAATTTTCATTGTTGTAACCAATCCGTTGGATGTAATGGCTTATTTGACCTGGCAAACAACCAAGTTGCCGACCAACCGCGTAATCGGTATGGCTGGTGTTCTTGACAGCGCACGTTTTGCTGCATTCATCGGCATGGAATTGAACGTTTCTGTTGAAGACATTCGCGCGATGGTACTGGGCGGTCACGGCGACTTGATGGTCCCGTTGCCACGCTTCTCCACAGTCAACGGCATTCCAATTACTGAACTGATGTCGAAAGAGCGTGTTGAAGCACTATGCCAACGCACGCGCGATGGCGGAGCGGAAATTGTTGGTCTCTTGAAGTCCGGAAGCGCCTACTACGCGCCAGGTGCTTCAGTGGCTCAAATGGTTGAGTCCATCTTGCGCAACAAGAACCGCCTATTGCCTTGTGCCGTGCAAGCAGATGGCAAATATGGCATCAAGGACATATATATAGGATTGCCAACAGTGCTTGGTCGTCAGGGTGTTGAGAGAGTGCTTGAACTCAAGCTAAATTCCGACGAAGAAGCGGCTCTCAAGAAGTCAGCTGACGCCATCAAGGAACACATCAACTTGATGAACCAGCTCTTGGTAGCTGTCTAA
- a CDS encoding cytochrome c, with product MRFTSADLVKLTPVAAVVLGLSACSIAEEVKHIEEVQKAEQRQETARSENLTGEQLFVRSCNTCHPGGKAGIGPSLEEINEKIPDDAQLKAIIRKGRGNMPPQSVETINDAELENLVTYLRSLNK from the coding sequence ATGAGATTCACGTCCGCCGATTTGGTCAAACTAACTCCTGTCGCAGCAGTCGTTTTGGGACTGTCAGCCTGCTCTATTGCCGAAGAAGTGAAGCACATCGAAGAAGTGCAAAAAGCCGAGCAGCGTCAAGAAACTGCTCGCTCAGAGAATCTCACCGGAGAGCAATTGTTTGTGCGCAGCTGCAACACCTGCCACCCTGGCGGCAAAGCCGGCATCGGTCCAAGCCTGGAAGAAATAAACGAGAAGATTCCTGATGACGCTCAATTGAAAGCGATTATTCGCAAAGGTCGCGGCAATATGCCTCCGCAATCGGTCGAGACAATCAACGACGCCGAGCTGGAAAATCTCGTTACTTATTTACGATCACTTAACAAGTAA
- a CDS encoding SMP-30/gluconolactonase/LRE family protein, whose product MFKKSTRRFNNWKASIALLSMFAFCAAVNAECPPTPVNTPITVNDETPDVPTSRQLVNGTGTTIDTTSPGQIKVNVSLPSSGVTPGSYTNADITVNSQGLVTSASNGAGGGGSTTNALTAGNLPASVPNVIMPANALIQPLPFDHTLAASSAGTEYSVPTGSSNSLGICTGPNRNIWFTENNQNKIATITPIGGFTEYTIPTGSSAPWGICTGPDGNIWFTEKSGNKIAKVTTGGSFTEYTVPTASSQPTGICTGPDGNLWFTEFNGNKIGKITTAGTITEYTVPTGSSQPRSICAGPEGNLWFVESAGNKVAKITTSGTITEYTVPTGSASPFSICTGSDGNLWFTESGVNKVAKVSTTGTFAEYTIPTASSSPDGICAGPDGNIWFCEYAKDKIASVSPTGSIQEYALPSSSTGVTSICIGSDGNLWMTEQSTSKIATWTFAVAGTTPILNSITAGNNVTITKTTTGISIQSTGGGEVNPNLAPVKRVINSYPTSFSVNTRTAIGTSFTVTTSGSIANATVTDGITTNRLTTGTTSGQNSFEQPTNALTRYELKPKMQVSIAPNTTTNVRYWICNLNPGGISGGDAPTITGGGCGFRWSTSAGDTNWKFGTSSGGGVWSFTDTGVAMSAGTKITFTVDASDPTQIKAYINGNLVATKTTNLPSATQAMNTSPAVIVTLTSSAASFDYGSFMAETY is encoded by the coding sequence ATGTTTAAAAAATCAACTCGTCGTTTCAATAATTGGAAAGCATCAATTGCGCTTTTATCGATGTTTGCATTTTGTGCCGCGGTAAATGCGGAATGCCCACCAACTCCGGTCAATACACCAATCACAGTCAATGATGAAACTCCAGATGTGCCAACAAGTCGCCAGCTAGTCAATGGCACCGGCACCACTATTGATACCACTTCACCAGGGCAGATCAAAGTTAACGTCAGCCTTCCAAGTTCCGGTGTTACACCTGGCTCCTATACAAACGCCGACATCACTGTAAACTCCCAAGGGCTGGTTACTTCTGCAAGCAATGGTGCCGGTGGCGGTGGAAGCACAACCAATGCACTCACCGCAGGAAATCTTCCCGCAAGCGTTCCTAACGTAATCATGCCAGCCAATGCATTGATACAACCGTTGCCGTTTGATCACACGCTTGCCGCTTCTAGCGCAGGAACAGAATATTCAGTACCGACAGGTTCAAGCAATTCACTAGGTATCTGCACAGGACCAAATAGAAATATCTGGTTTACTGAAAACAATCAAAACAAGATAGCAACCATAACCCCAATAGGTGGTTTTACGGAATACACCATTCCGACAGGTTCCTCAGCTCCTTGGGGAATTTGTACAGGTCCAGACGGAAATATCTGGTTCACTGAAAAATCTGGTAACAAAATAGCCAAGGTTACAACAGGCGGTAGCTTTACTGAATACACTGTTCCCACAGCATCGTCGCAGCCAACTGGTATCTGCACTGGACCAGATGGAAATTTATGGTTTACCGAATTCAACGGCAACAAGATAGGTAAAATCACCACCGCCGGTACAATCACCGAGTACACCGTGCCGACCGGAAGTTCTCAACCACGTTCAATTTGCGCTGGTCCGGAGGGTAATCTTTGGTTTGTGGAGAGCGCCGGAAACAAGGTCGCAAAAATTACAACGTCAGGAACCATCACTGAATACACAGTACCAACCGGTTCAGCCTCCCCATTCTCAATCTGTACTGGGTCCGATGGCAATCTTTGGTTTACAGAATCAGGAGTCAACAAAGTAGCAAAAGTTAGTACTACAGGTACATTTGCGGAATACACGATTCCTACTGCCAGCAGCTCACCAGACGGAATCTGCGCGGGACCTGATGGGAATATATGGTTTTGCGAATATGCAAAAGATAAGATTGCATCAGTTTCCCCCACTGGTTCGATTCAAGAGTATGCGCTCCCCTCTTCAAGCACCGGCGTCACATCAATATGTATTGGCTCTGACGGCAATCTCTGGATGACAGAACAAAGCACAAGCAAAATCGCCACTTGGACTTTTGCAGTGGCTGGCACAACGCCAATACTCAATTCGATTACTGCGGGTAACAACGTCACCATTACCAAGACGACTACAGGCATTAGCATTCAATCGACCGGTGGCGGAGAAGTAAACCCAAACCTTGCACCAGTGAAACGCGTTATTAACTCCTACCCAACGTCTTTCAGCGTAAATACCAGAACCGCAATTGGTACAAGCTTTACAGTTACCACAAGCGGATCTATAGCAAACGCGACTGTTACCGATGGTATAACGACTAATCGTTTAACCACTGGAACAACATCAGGTCAAAACAGCTTCGAGCAGCCCACCAATGCGCTAACCCGATATGAACTTAAGCCGAAGATGCAAGTTTCAATCGCACCAAACACCACAACCAACGTCAGGTATTGGATATGCAATCTTAATCCAGGTGGTATAAGTGGGGGCGATGCTCCAACTATCACCGGCGGGGGCTGCGGATTCCGTTGGTCTACCAGCGCTGGTGACACCAATTGGAAATTCGGAACATCCTCAGGCGGAGGAGTTTGGTCATTTACCGATACCGGAGTAGCCATGTCGGCAGGAACAAAGATTACCTTCACTGTTGATGCTTCTGATCCGACTCAAATCAAGGCATACATTAACGGTAACCTTGTTGCGACAAAGACAACAAACTTGCCATCCGCGACTCAAGCCATGAACACCAGCCCAGCGGTGATTGTAACTCTAACAAGCAGCGCGGCAAGCTTTGACTACGGTTCGTTTATGGCCGAAACGTATTAA
- a CDS encoding bifunctional nuclease family protein, with protein sequence MMIEMWVAGIALDARNGHPIVVLNDETKRRALPIWIGMAEANAIGRALDNYKPERPMTHDLLLSVIQSLGYKVKQIEINELSANTYFATIMLSMTDPNGKLEEVIKPMDSRPSDAIALALRAHAPIFVSPQVVADGTIPADLEKDTAEAEEFKTFIDNLKASDFGGSEKEKETKKKKEDPPGK encoded by the coding sequence ATGATGATTGAGATGTGGGTTGCCGGAATAGCCTTGGATGCACGAAATGGACATCCTATCGTTGTACTGAACGATGAAACAAAACGCCGAGCATTACCTATCTGGATCGGCATGGCTGAAGCAAACGCGATCGGGCGAGCCTTAGACAATTACAAACCGGAAAGACCAATGACCCACGACTTACTTTTAAGCGTGATCCAGTCGCTTGGTTATAAGGTCAAACAAATTGAGATAAACGAACTTTCGGCCAACACTTACTTTGCCACCATTATGTTATCCATGACGGATCCCAACGGCAAATTAGAGGAAGTAATTAAACCGATGGACTCTCGTCCATCAGATGCCATAGCACTTGCATTGAGGGCCCACGCCCCCATTTTTGTATCTCCACAAGTGGTGGCAGATGGAACCATTCCCGCCGATCTGGAAAAAGATACTGCGGAAGCAGAAGAATTCAAAACCTTTATAGACAATCTCAAAGCCTCCGACTTCGGCGGCAGCGAGAAAGAGAAAGAAACCAAAAAGAAAAAAGAAGATCCGCCGGGAAAGTAA
- a CDS encoding LapA family protein — MIIRYAVLAISIVLALAFCLAGIFNGQPVQLNMINWQGEIALMVLILGALASGALLGFSITQLKVGKVSQEKKKLEWDAQDAKLAASVKSDREQQLEAKINTLEAALKTALKNK, encoded by the coding sequence ATGATAATTCGCTATGCGGTTCTGGCAATAAGTATTGTGCTCGCTCTGGCATTTTGTTTGGCCGGCATTTTTAATGGGCAACCAGTGCAGCTCAATATGATTAACTGGCAGGGTGAAATTGCCTTGATGGTTTTGATATTGGGTGCTTTGGCTTCCGGTGCATTGCTTGGTTTTAGCATTACTCAACTGAAAGTCGGCAAAGTATCCCAAGAAAAGAAAAAGCTTGAGTGGGATGCTCAAGACGCGAAGTTAGCTGCATCAGTTAAGTCCGATCGCGAACAGCAACTGGAAGCAAAAATCAACACGCTGGAAGCCGCGCTCAAAACAGCTTTGAAAAACAAGTAA
- a CDS encoding ester cyclase has protein sequence MSLILETGRLLATTKFIEVMMRRFFLPGLSRQLTIAVLATMVLPVVAQPSLAKDVSAAPAEVSKNPLGKTGIFAAEATPPVDDKDSAQERKEIETLLNNIEREWNAHNLEGVLSYYADDYINNDGLDKKAVGALTQDFWKTYPDAKSSSTIKSIRVEGPFVTVESQDVADGSTSKEMPGIGGKGELSSISEGQLYVKKVGPNWKIIGDRIDYERVRVAFGIAKQIPAQFAAPDQVRFGNQYSARLELNLPAGLAAVGSITAQPLQYPQPQPTDAWRPMENPILERVMNANTKNRNELLMATVGITNAARNSLMGIAFYTRRLNVVPKMEIESDTTKVTANATPPVTPRDESK, from the coding sequence ATGTCCTTAATTCTGGAAACAGGTCGTCTTTTGGCCACCACCAAGTTTATAGAGGTAATGATGCGTCGATTCTTTTTGCCTGGTTTGTCTCGTCAGTTGACTATTGCCGTGCTGGCAACGATGGTGTTGCCGGTGGTGGCGCAACCAAGTTTGGCTAAGGATGTTTCGGCGGCGCCGGCAGAAGTGTCGAAGAATCCTCTCGGCAAAACTGGAATTTTTGCTGCTGAAGCTACGCCTCCGGTAGACGATAAGGACAGCGCACAAGAGCGCAAAGAGATTGAGACTCTGCTCAACAACATTGAGCGCGAGTGGAATGCTCACAACCTCGAAGGCGTTCTTTCCTATTACGCTGATGATTACATCAACAATGACGGACTCGATAAGAAAGCTGTCGGTGCGTTGACCCAAGACTTTTGGAAGACGTATCCGGATGCAAAATCCAGCTCGACAATCAAGAGCATTCGTGTGGAAGGGCCATTCGTCACCGTTGAATCGCAAGACGTTGCTGATGGTTCAACATCCAAGGAAATGCCAGGTATCGGCGGCAAGGGTGAATTGAGCTCTATCTCCGAAGGTCAGCTTTACGTCAAGAAAGTTGGTCCAAACTGGAAAATAATTGGTGACCGCATCGACTATGAGCGTGTCAGAGTTGCTTTCGGTATTGCTAAACAAATACCGGCTCAATTTGCGGCGCCTGATCAAGTTAGATTCGGCAATCAGTATTCAGCTCGTTTGGAATTGAATCTACCCGCTGGTCTAGCTGCAGTAGGATCTATCACAGCTCAACCATTGCAATATCCGCAGCCACAGCCGACAGATGCTTGGCGTCCAATGGAAAACCCAATTCTTGAGCGCGTAATGAATGCAAACACCAAGAATCGCAATGAGTTGTTGATGGCTACTGTTGGTATAACCAATGCTGCTCGCAATTCGTTAATGGGCATCGCATTTTATACACGTCGACTGAATGTTGTTCCGAAGATGGAAATCGAAAGCGATACAACTAAAGTAACGGCTAACGCTACGCCGCCGGTAACCCCGAGGGACGAAAGCAAGTAA
- the murA gene encoding UDP-N-acetylglucosamine 1-carboxyvinyltransferase, translating to MSTEATRLEQQARQSQMEAVQAAAEQKIIIRGGKPLRGTVRVGGAKNAVLKMMAGALLTKDVSILRNVPNLTDVYMMAEVIRYLGAKVDITEGQVVIDARDVRDTEAPYELVSQLRASIVVLGPLLSRFKKAKVSLPGGCAIGERRIDLHERGLKMLGAEVKIEHGYVYANTEKLVGTRIHLDRPSNGATENIMMAAVLAEGQTIIENAAQDPEIVNLADFLVAMGAKIQGAGSYSIIIDGVKQEELHGATFDTIPDRLEAGTFIMAVLATGGEIVVEGANPHHLYALMSKVSEMGGEISMYAPDTMKIRSDGLNKGTDITTLPYPGFPTDLQAPLMAVLTIAEGTSILSETIYENRFGHVPELRRMGADVALTGNAAVVKGVPRLTGAEVKATDLRAAGALIIAGLAAEGITEVSGLIHLDRGYEHLESKLRNLGADIWRR from the coding sequence ATGTCAACAGAAGCCACTCGACTAGAACAACAGGCTCGCCAGAGCCAAATGGAAGCGGTACAAGCCGCAGCGGAACAGAAAATCATCATTCGTGGTGGCAAGCCTTTGAGAGGCACTGTGCGTGTTGGCGGCGCTAAAAACGCCGTGTTGAAGATGATGGCTGGAGCATTGCTCACCAAAGACGTAAGCATTTTGCGCAACGTGCCAAACCTGACAGACGTCTACATGATGGCTGAAGTCATTCGCTATTTAGGCGCCAAAGTCGACATCACCGAAGGGCAAGTTGTAATCGACGCCCGTGATGTAAGAGATACCGAAGCACCGTATGAGCTGGTTAGCCAACTGCGCGCTTCAATTGTTGTTTTAGGACCACTACTTTCGCGCTTCAAGAAGGCAAAGGTTTCTCTGCCAGGCGGTTGTGCAATCGGCGAACGCCGCATCGACTTGCACGAGCGCGGACTGAAAATGCTCGGAGCCGAAGTCAAAATCGAGCACGGCTATGTCTATGCCAACACCGAGAAGTTGGTTGGTACAAGAATTCACTTAGACCGTCCATCCAACGGCGCCACCGAAAACATCATGATGGCTGCTGTTTTGGCTGAAGGTCAGACAATCATCGAAAACGCTGCCCAAGATCCGGAAATCGTCAACTTGGCAGATTTCTTGGTCGCAATGGGAGCAAAGATACAAGGCGCCGGCTCCTACTCCATCATCATCGATGGTGTGAAGCAGGAAGAACTCCATGGCGCTACTTTCGACACCATTCCAGACAGACTGGAAGCAGGCACATTCATTATGGCTGTGCTCGCAACAGGCGGAGAAATCGTCGTCGAAGGAGCCAACCCGCATCACCTCTATGCCTTGATGAGCAAGGTATCTGAAATGGGCGGCGAAATTTCCATGTATGCTCCGGACACAATGAAAATCCGCAGCGACGGTCTGAACAAAGGCACCGACATCACGACCTTGCCTTACCCAGGCTTCCCGACAGACTTGCAAGCACCTTTGATGGCCGTCTTGACCATCGCCGAAGGTACTTCAATCTTGTCCGAGACAATCTACGAAAACCGCTTCGGTCACGTACCCGAACTCCGCCGCATGGGCGCCGATGTAGCCTTAACCGGCAACGCCGCCGTCGTCAAAGGTGTACCGCGTCTTACAGGCGCTGAAGTAAAAGCGACAGACTTGCGCGCAGCCGGTGCACTAATCATCGCCGGACTGGCAGCCGAAGGTATTACCGAAGTTAGCGGACTTATCCACTTAGACCGTGGTTATGAACACCTCGAGTCCAAGCTCCGCAATCTCGGTGCTGATATCTGGCGTCGTTAA